One genomic window of Numida meleagris isolate 19003 breed g44 Domestic line chromosome 1, NumMel1.0, whole genome shotgun sequence includes the following:
- the KLHL15 gene encoding kelch-like protein 15 isoform X1: MAGDVEGFSSSIHDTSVSAGFRALYEEGLLLDVTLVIEDHQFQAHKALLATQSDYFRIMFTADMRERDQDKIHLKGLTATGFSHVLQFMYYGTIELSMNTVHEILQAAMYVQLIEVVKFCCSFLLAKICLENCAEIMRLLDDFGVNIEGVREKLDSFLLENFVPLMSRPDFLSYLSFEKLMSYLDNDHLSRFPEIELYEAVQAWLRHDRRRWRHTDTIIQNIRFCLMTPSSVFEKVKTSEFYRYSRQLRHEVDQAMNYFHSVHQQPLMEMKSNKIRSAKPQTAVFRGMIGHSMVNSKILLLHKPRVWWELEGPQVPLRPDCLAIVNNFVFLLGGEELGPDGEFHASSKVFRYDPRQNTWLRMADMSVPRSEFAVGVIGRYVYAVAGRTRDETFYSTERYDITEDKWEFVDPYPVNKYGHEGTVLGSKLYITGGITSSSTSKQVCVFDPSKEGTVEQRTRRTQVVTNCWENKCKMNYARCFHKMISYNGKLYVFGGVCVILRASFESQGCPSTEVYDPDTDQWTILASMPIGRSGHGVAVLDKQIMVLGGLCYNGHYSDSILTFDPEENKWKEDEYPRMPCKLDGLQVCSLHFPEYVLEHVRRCS, encoded by the exons ATGGCAGGGGACGTGGAAGGGTTTAGCTCCTCCATCCATGACACCAGTGTCTCTGCTGGATTCAGAGCACTGTATGAGGAGGGATTGCTTCTTGATGTCACACTTGTCATTGAAGACCACCAATTTCAGGCCCATAAAGCACTGCTTGCCACCCAGAGTGATTACTTCAGGATTATGTTCACAGCTGACATGCGAGAACGAGATCAGGACAAAATCCATTTGAAAGGTCTGACAGCTACAGGCTTCAGTCATGTCCTCCAATTCATGTATTATGGAACTATTGAACTGAGTATGAACACTGTTCACGAAATACTTCAGGCTGCCATGTACGTCCAGCTTATAGAGGTGGTAAaattttgctgctcttttctctTAGCTAAAATCTGCTTAGAAAACTGTGCAGAAATTATGAGACTTCTGGATGATTTTGGTGTAAACATCGAAGGAGTCAGGGAAAAACTGGACTCTTTCCTGCTAGAGAATTTTGTGCCGCTCATGTCCAGACCTGACTTCCTTTCATATCTGAGCTTTGAGAAGCTCATGTCTTACTTGGATAATGATCATCTGAGCAGGTTTCCAGAGATAGAGCTGTATGAAGCTGTTCAGGCCTGGCTGCGCCATGATAGAAGACGCTGGAGGCATACGGACACCATCATTCAGAACATCAGGTTTTGTTTGATGACACCATCCAGTGTTTTTGAGAAG GTAAAAACATCAGAGTTTTACCGATACTCCCGGCAGCTGCGACATGAGGTTGACCAAGCCATGAATTACTTTCATAGCGTTCACCAGCAGCCTTTGATGGAAATGAAATCGAACAAAATTCGTTCTGCCAAACCCCAGACTGCCGTGTTTAGAGGAATGATAGGACACAGTATGGTAAACAGTAAAATTCTTCTCTTGCACAAACCGAGGGTCTGGTGGGAACTAGAGGGTCCTCAAGTACCTTTACGACCAGACTGCCTTGCCATTGTGAATAACTTTGTGTTCCTGTTAGGTGGGGAAGAACTGGGGCCAGACGGTGAGTTTCATGCTTCATCCAAAGTGTTTAGATATGACCCAAGACAGAACACTTGGTTACGAATGGCAGACATGTCTGTCCCACGTTCTGAGTTTGCTGTTGGAGTTATTGGGAGGTACGTTTATGCAGTGGCTGGGAGAACCAGGGATGAAACCTTTTATTCAACTGAACGGTATGATATTACTGAAGATAAATGGGAATTTGTAGATCCCTACCCAGTCAATAAATATGGACATGAAGGAACTGTGCTGGGTAGCAAGTTGTATATCACTGGTGGAATTACATCATCTTCAACTTCTAAGCAAGTGTGTGTATTTGATCCCAGTAAAGAAGGGACAGTAGAGCAGCGAACAAGGAGAACTCAAGTGGTCACTAACTGTTGggagaacaaatgcaaaatgaattatGCAAGATGCTTTCACAAAATGATTTCTTATAATGGTAAGCTTTATGTCTTTGGTGGTGTCTGTGTGATCCTCAGGGCCTCCTTTGAATCTCAAGGATGCCCATCTACAGAAGTTTATGACCCTGATACTGATCAGTGGACTATATTGGCTTCTATGCCAATTGGTAGGAGTGGTCATGGTGTAGCTGTTCTGGACAAACAGATAATGGTTCTTGGAGGCCTCTGTTACAATGGTCATTACAGTGACTCAATTCTCACCTTTGATCCAGAGGAAAACAAGTGGAAAGAAGATGAATACCCAAGGATGCCCTGCAAGCTGGATGGCTTACAGGTCTGCAGCTTGCACTTCCCTGAATATGTTTTGGAACATGTTAGACGTTGCAGCTAG
- the KLHL15 gene encoding kelch-like protein 15 isoform X2: MAGDVEGFSSSIHDTSVSAGFRALYEEGLLLDVTLVIEDHQFQAHKALLATQSDYFRIMFTADMRERDQDKIHLKGLTATGFSHVLQFMYYGTIELSMNTVHEILQAAMYVQLIEVVKFCCSFLLAKICLENCAEIMRLLDDFGVNIEGVREKLDSFLLENFVPLMSRPDFLSYLSFEKLMSYLDNDHLSRFPEIELYEAVQAWLRHDRRRWRHTDTIIQNIRFCLMTPSSVFEKVKTSEFYRYSRQLRHEVDQAMNYFHSVHQQPLMEMKSNKIRSAKPQTAVFRGMIGHSMPNSGTLSLQLSQCHDGVVRVGGLSGWVPGNPEGSPLSYPKRLCTYFTC, from the exons ATGGCAGGGGACGTGGAAGGGTTTAGCTCCTCCATCCATGACACCAGTGTCTCTGCTGGATTCAGAGCACTGTATGAGGAGGGATTGCTTCTTGATGTCACACTTGTCATTGAAGACCACCAATTTCAGGCCCATAAAGCACTGCTTGCCACCCAGAGTGATTACTTCAGGATTATGTTCACAGCTGACATGCGAGAACGAGATCAGGACAAAATCCATTTGAAAGGTCTGACAGCTACAGGCTTCAGTCATGTCCTCCAATTCATGTATTATGGAACTATTGAACTGAGTATGAACACTGTTCACGAAATACTTCAGGCTGCCATGTACGTCCAGCTTATAGAGGTGGTAAaattttgctgctcttttctctTAGCTAAAATCTGCTTAGAAAACTGTGCAGAAATTATGAGACTTCTGGATGATTTTGGTGTAAACATCGAAGGAGTCAGGGAAAAACTGGACTCTTTCCTGCTAGAGAATTTTGTGCCGCTCATGTCCAGACCTGACTTCCTTTCATATCTGAGCTTTGAGAAGCTCATGTCTTACTTGGATAATGATCATCTGAGCAGGTTTCCAGAGATAGAGCTGTATGAAGCTGTTCAGGCCTGGCTGCGCCATGATAGAAGACGCTGGAGGCATACGGACACCATCATTCAGAACATCAGGTTTTGTTTGATGACACCATCCAGTGTTTTTGAGAAG GTAAAAACATCAGAGTTTTACCGATACTCCCGGCAGCTGCGACATGAGGTTGACCAAGCCATGAATTACTTTCATAGCGTTCACCAGCAGCCTTTGATGGAAATGAAATCGAACAAAATTCGTTCTGCCAAACCCCAGACTGCCGTGTTTAGAGGAATGATAGGACACAGTATG CCTAACTCTGGAACtctgagccttcagcttagtcagtgtcacGATGGAGTGGTCAGAGTTGGTGGTTTATCTGgctgggttccaggaaatccggaaggatcacccctttcctatcccaagAGACTGTGCACAtactttacctgctga